The following coding sequences are from one Gossypium raimondii isolate GPD5lz chromosome 4, ASM2569854v1, whole genome shotgun sequence window:
- the LOC105780756 gene encoding tetraspanin-6, with translation MYRFSNTVIGFLNLFTLLASIPIIGAGLWMAKSSTTCESFLQTPLLILGFVILIISLAGFIGACFHVVWALWVYLLVMMLIIAALMGLTIFGFAVTSQGGGHEIAGRVYREYRLEDYSPWLRNRVKDPQYWNTIRSCLLNSKTCGKIALWTPLDYLNNDMTPIQSGCCKPPTSCNYEMMTMVAQNPDCYRWNNAPTVLCYECDSCKAGVLESVRRDWHKLSVLNIVMLLLLIGIYSIGCCAFQNTKRAETDYPYGQNRMSKVRPRWDYYWWRWWHDKKEQLY, from the exons ATGTATAGGTTTAGCAACACAGTGATAGGGTTCTTGAACCTTTTCACACTGCTAGCATCGATACCGATCATCGGAGCAGGGCTATGGATGGCGAAGAGTAGCACCACTTGTGAAAGTTTCTTGCAAACGCCATTGCTGATATTAGGGTTTGTGATACTGATTATATCATTGGCAGGTTTCATTGGAGCTTGCTTCCATGTGGTTTGGGCACTTTGGGTTTACTTGCTTGTCATGATGCTTATTATTGCAGCTTTGATGGGGTTAACTATATTTGGATTTGCGGTGACAAGCCAAGGTGGTGGGCATGAAATCGCTGGTAGGGTTTATAGGGAATATAGATTGGAAGATTACTCACCATGGTTGAGGAATAGGGTTAAAGATCCTCAGTATTGGAATACTATTAGAAGTTGTTTGTTGAATTCCAAGACTTGTGGGAAAATTGCCCTTTGGACTCCTCTTGATTATCTTAACAATGATATGACTCCAATCCAG TCGGGTTGCTGTAAACCACCAACATCATGCAATTACGAGATGATGACAATGGTAGCCCAAAATCCAGACTGCTATAGGTGGAACAATGCCCCAACAGTGCTATGTTATGAGTGTGATTCATGCAAAGCAGGAGTGCTTGAATCGGTGAGAAGGGATTGGCATAAACTCTCAGTGCTCAACATTGTCATGCTCTTGCTTTTGATTGGGATTTATTCAATTGGTTGCTGTGCTTTCCAAAACACTAAAAGGGCTGAAACTGATTACCCATATGGCCAAAACAGGATGTCCAAAGTTAGACCAAGATGGGATTACTATTG GTGGAGATGGTGGCATGACAAAAAGGAGCAGCTTTAttag